Proteins found in one Pontibacter sp. SGAir0037 genomic segment:
- a CDS encoding polysaccharide biosynthesis/export family protein: MTKRQLVYMQNDNLKEQVPVNTPNPYTPYKLQPHDVLSVKVQSDQPELSSIFNIVDPSSSFGFGEPGSMYITGYSIDQDGNITLPSVGKLPVAGLTTKEAQDLIQKNVVRYILDATVIVKLISFKVSVLGEVRQPGYYYIYNDRASILEGLAKAGDLTQVANRRNIKLIRQTPNGSETILLDLTDPNLTKSPYYHLMPNDALYIEPSKTQVDRDNIIVLNVVFTAISAAVLLLNYFK, from the coding sequence ATGACAAAACGCCAACTTGTGTATATGCAGAATGACAATCTGAAAGAGCAGGTGCCTGTGAATACACCAAACCCTTATACCCCTTATAAACTTCAACCACACGATGTACTCTCTGTGAAAGTTCAGAGCGACCAGCCAGAGCTTTCCAGCATCTTTAACATCGTAGACCCTTCCAGTTCATTCGGTTTCGGTGAACCTGGCAGTATGTACATTACAGGTTATTCTATTGATCAGGATGGGAATATTACGTTGCCAAGTGTTGGCAAACTGCCGGTTGCTGGGCTTACCACCAAAGAGGCCCAGGATCTTATACAGAAGAATGTTGTCCGTTATATTCTGGATGCTACGGTAATAGTTAAACTTATAAGCTTTAAGGTAAGCGTGCTTGGCGAGGTTCGTCAGCCAGGCTACTACTACATCTACAACGATCGCGCAAGTATTTTGGAAGGCCTGGCTAAAGCCGGAGACCTAACACAAGTAGCAAATCGACGTAATATAAAACTCATCCGCCAAACGCCGAATGGCTCCGAGACTATTTTGCTGGACTTAACAGATCCTAATCTAACAAAATCACCTTACTATCATTTAATGCCCAACGATGCATTATATATAGAGCCAAGCAAAACTCAGGTTGATCGCGACAACATTATCGTGCTAAACGTTGTATTTACAGCTATATCGGCAGCAGTTTTATTACTTAATTACTTTAAATAA